A stretch of the Planktothricoides raciborskii GIHE-MW2 genome encodes the following:
- a CDS encoding anti-sigma factor, which translates to MTSKTESYNNHSIDRLPGSPSLPAKNPLAQANSLAAKLNIDAFSLLSAYIDGEATPEERRQVNQWLDNDPEVKSLYLHLLRIRQNLQQMPVPQSSASTAETVERFFWLLDQRRRRNMAKMGLGAIAALFVAALLGLVPGVPSVTQLAKSSDNNVESQQLMIALNRPIVPIPKAAVAVPMNYERQSYSNDQYNSTEQRY; encoded by the coding sequence ATGACCTCCAAAACCGAGTCATATAACAATCATTCCATTGATCGCCTGCCTGGGAGCCCTAGCTTACCAGCAAAAAACCCTCTTGCCCAAGCCAATAGTCTGGCTGCAAAGCTAAATATTGATGCGTTCTCATTGCTGAGTGCCTATATCGACGGTGAAGCAACTCCGGAAGAACGCCGTCAGGTAAATCAATGGCTGGACAACGATCCAGAAGTGAAAAGCCTGTATTTGCACTTGTTGCGGATTCGCCAAAATCTCCAGCAAATGCCCGTTCCCCAATCATCGGCATCTACTGCTGAGACGGTTGAGCGATTTTTCTGGCTGTTGGATCAACGTCGTCGGCGAAACATGGCTAAGATGGGCTTGGGGGCGATCGCGGCTTTATTTGTGGCCGCCCTTTTGGGTCTGGTTCCCGGAGTACCTTCAGTCACTCAACTGGCGAAGTCTTCTGACAATAATGTGGAATCCCAGCAATTAATGATCGCCTTAAACCGACCGATCGTGCCGATTCCTAAAGCTGCGGTGGCTGTACCGATGAACTACGAAAGACAATCTTACTCTAACGATCAATATAATTCCACTGAGCAAAGATACTAA
- a CDS encoding sigma-70 family RNA polymerase sigma factor produces the protein MSYSPSASWSNSQTAKTQAVSTPEQLSNNDLVLRCQEGVHPDRAAFTELLRRHQSHVEKILYHLAPDWQDRADLAQEVWIRVYRNINRLKDPVKFRGWLSRIATNLFYDELRKRKRVRPPISLDAPRTVEDGEMDWDIAADRPGPDEDLSTREFYDQLREAIADLPEVFRTTIVLREIDGMAYEEIAEITGVSLGTVKSRIARARQRLQVQLQDYLNS, from the coding sequence ATGAGTTACTCTCCTTCTGCATCTTGGTCCAATTCCCAAACCGCTAAAACCCAAGCGGTTTCCACTCCAGAACAACTTTCAAATAATGATTTGGTACTACGTTGTCAGGAAGGGGTGCATCCAGATCGTGCCGCCTTTACTGAACTGCTGCGCCGTCACCAGTCCCATGTAGAAAAGATTCTCTATCATTTGGCTCCTGACTGGCAAGACCGAGCAGACTTAGCCCAAGAAGTTTGGATCCGGGTTTACCGGAATATCAATCGCTTAAAAGATCCCGTGAAGTTCCGGGGTTGGTTGAGTCGGATTGCTACTAACCTGTTTTACGATGAATTGCGTAAACGCAAACGAGTCCGTCCCCCGATCTCCCTTGATGCTCCTCGCACTGTCGAGGACGGAGAAATGGATTGGGATATTGCTGCTGATCGCCCAGGACCAGATGAAGACCTGAGTACCCGTGAGTTTTACGATCAACTGCGAGAAGCGATCGCCGATTTGCCGGAAGTCTTTAGAACAACTATTGTCTTACGCGAAATTGATGGCATGGCTTATGAGGAAATCGCCGAAATTACCGGCGTATCCCTGGGAACCGTAAAGTCCCGCATTGCTAGAGCTCGCCAACGCTTACAAGTTCAATTACAAGACTATTTGAACAGCTAA
- a CDS encoding molybdenum cofactor biosynthesis protein MoaE, whose amino-acid sequence MKTAPSLIEQDPRDRFTITFAPLSLDEVYRLADDPANGAVVVMSGTVRNQTDGKPVVFLEYQAYEPMAIAIFRQIAVQIRQQWPDVNRVVIHHRTGSLKIGDTSVLVAVGCPHRAEAFAACRYAIDTLKHNAPIWKKEHWADGSSHWVSIGACEAESVP is encoded by the coding sequence ATGAAAACTGCTCCATCGCTGATAGAACAAGATCCCCGCGATCGCTTTACCATCACTTTTGCTCCCTTATCCCTGGATGAGGTTTATCGGCTGGCGGACGATCCGGCCAATGGTGCGGTGGTGGTAATGAGTGGCACAGTTAGAAATCAAACCGATGGTAAGCCTGTGGTGTTTCTGGAATATCAGGCTTATGAACCAATGGCGATCGCGATTTTTCGTCAAATCGCTGTCCAAATTAGACAACAATGGCCTGATGTGAATCGGGTGGTGATTCACCATCGTACTGGCAGCCTGAAAATCGGCGACACTAGCGTCCTAGTGGCAGTAGGTTGCCCCCATCGGGCAGAAGCCTTTGCCGCTTGCCGCTATGCGATCGACACCCTAAAACATAATGCGCCGATTTGGAAAAAAGAGCATTGGGCTGATGGTTCTAGCCATTGGGTCAGTATCGGCGCTTGCGAAGCCGAATCAGTCCCTTAA
- a CDS encoding aspartate carbamoyltransferase catalytic subunit, with the protein MSTTSWTHRHIISLESFTPADYDTVLQTAASFREVLSRRVKKVPTLQGQVVTNLFFEPSTRTRSSFELAAKRLSADTLNFAPGSSSLTKGETILDTAKTYLAMGTDLMVIRHQQAGVPQAIANEMDRLQSGVGVLNAGDGQHEHPSQALLDLFTICLVLDPEQPRLDLLAGKKIAIVGDVLHSRVARSNIWSLTAAAGAELHLAGPPTLLPRLFEAMGQNRPGKMFLHWNLDPALENADFVMTLRLQKERMSQHLLPSGREYHQQFGITRDRLKLCKPTVKVMHPGPVNRGVELSSDLMDSPEFSLVSQQVTSGVAVRMALLYLMGGGKI; encoded by the coding sequence ATGTCTACCACCTCCTGGACTCACCGCCACATTATTTCTTTAGAAAGTTTTACTCCTGCCGACTATGACACCGTACTGCAAACCGCTGCTAGTTTTCGGGAAGTGCTCTCCCGTCGGGTGAAGAAAGTTCCCACCCTCCAAGGTCAAGTAGTCACGAACTTATTTTTTGAACCCTCTACCCGAACTCGCAGTAGCTTTGAACTAGCCGCCAAACGTCTCAGTGCAGATACTCTGAATTTTGCCCCCGGTTCTTCTTCCCTGACTAAAGGAGAAACCATTTTAGATACGGCAAAAACCTATCTGGCAATGGGAACTGACCTGATGGTAATTCGCCATCAACAGGCAGGAGTTCCCCAGGCGATCGCCAACGAAATGGATCGTTTGCAATCAGGAGTCGGGGTTCTCAATGCCGGGGACGGTCAGCATGAACACCCCTCCCAAGCACTCCTCGATCTGTTTACGATTTGCCTGGTCTTAGATCCGGAACAGCCCCGACTTGACCTGTTAGCGGGCAAAAAAATTGCTATTGTGGGTGATGTTCTGCATTCACGAGTGGCGCGATCGAATATCTGGAGTTTAACTGCTGCGGCAGGGGCAGAGTTACATTTAGCAGGCCCACCGACTCTGCTACCTCGGTTGTTTGAGGCGATGGGTCAAAACCGACCGGGAAAAATGTTTTTACATTGGAACTTAGATCCAGCCTTAGAAAATGCTGATTTTGTGATGACCTTGCGATTGCAAAAAGAACGTATGAGTCAGCATTTGTTGCCCAGTGGTCGAGAATATCATCAACAATTCGGCATTACTCGCGATCGCCTCAAACTCTGTAAACCTACCGTGAAAGTGATGCACCCAGGGCCGGTCAACCGAGGGGTTGAACTTAGTTCTGACCTGATGGACTCCCCAGAATTCAGCCTAGTTTCCCAACAAGTGACCAGTGGGGTAGCAGTCCGTATGGCCTTGTTATACCTTATGGGGGGTGGCAAAATTTGA
- a CDS encoding ATP-dependent Clp protease ATP-binding subunit, with protein MFERFTEKAIKVIMLAQEEARRLGHNFVGTEQILLGLIGEGTGVAAKVLKSMGVNLKDARIEVEKIIGRGSGFVAVEIPFTPRAKRVLELSLEEARQLGHNYIGTEHLLLGLIREGEGVAARVLENLGVDLGKVRTQVIRMLGETAEVTAGGSSGSRNKTPTLDEFGSNLTQMATEGKLDPVVGRMKEIERVIQILGRRTKNNPVLIGEPGVGKTAIAEGLAQRIATGDVPDILEDKRVVTLDIGLLVAGTKYRGEFEERLKKIMDEIRSARNVILVIDEVHTLIGAGAAEGAIDAANILKPALARGELQCIGATTLDEYRKHIERDAALERRFQPVMVGEPTVEETIEILFGLRDRYEEHHKLKISDEALDAAAKLSDRYISDRYLPDKAIDLIDEAGSRVRLLNSQLPPAAKELDKELRQVLKEKDDAVRQQDFDKAGELRDRELEIKEEIRAIAQSKKKEGIQKTDVSPVVTEEDIAHIVSSWTGVPVNKLTESESEKLLHMEDTLHQRMIGQDDAVKAVSRAIRRARVGLKNPNRPIASFIFSGPTGVGKTELTKSLAAYFFGSEEAMIRLDMSEYMERHTVSKLIGSPPGYVGYNEGGQLTEAVRRRPYTVVLFDEIEKAHPDIFNMLLQILEDGRLTDAKGRTVDFKNTLIILTSNIGSKVIEKGGGGLGFEFSENQADAQYNRIRNLVNEELKQYFRPEFLNRLDEIIVFRQLTKEEVKEIAEIMLRDVFKRLTEKDITLTVSDRFKERLVEEGYNPAYGARPLRRAIMRLLEDVLAEEILSGRVSEGDTALVDINEEGKVTVQPAKNRELLAQGAE; from the coding sequence ATGTTTGAACGGTTTACAGAAAAAGCTATCAAGGTAATTATGCTGGCCCAGGAGGAAGCTCGTCGCTTGGGTCATAACTTCGTGGGAACTGAGCAGATCCTATTAGGTCTGATCGGCGAAGGCACGGGGGTAGCCGCCAAGGTTCTCAAGTCAATGGGGGTAAACCTCAAAGACGCCCGGATTGAAGTGGAAAAAATCATTGGTCGGGGTTCTGGCTTCGTGGCGGTGGAAATTCCGTTTACTCCTCGCGCTAAGAGAGTTTTAGAACTGTCTTTAGAAGAAGCCCGCCAGTTGGGTCACAACTATATCGGTACAGAACATTTGCTCCTAGGGTTAATCCGCGAAGGGGAAGGGGTGGCGGCCAGAGTTCTGGAAAATCTGGGGGTTGACCTCGGAAAAGTCCGCACCCAAGTGATTCGGATGTTAGGAGAAACCGCCGAAGTGACGGCGGGTGGTTCTAGTGGCTCCCGGAATAAAACTCCGACTTTGGATGAGTTTGGCTCTAATCTGACTCAAATGGCCACGGAAGGCAAGTTAGATCCAGTGGTGGGTCGGATGAAAGAAATTGAGCGGGTGATCCAGATTCTCGGTCGGCGGACTAAGAATAATCCCGTGTTGATTGGGGAACCCGGGGTCGGCAAAACCGCGATCGCCGAAGGTTTAGCCCAACGAATCGCCACCGGAGATGTTCCAGATATCCTGGAAGATAAGCGCGTTGTGACTCTGGATATTGGTTTGCTGGTGGCGGGAACCAAGTATCGGGGCGAGTTTGAAGAGCGCTTGAAAAAAATCATGGATGAAATCCGTTCCGCCCGGAATGTGATTCTGGTGATTGATGAAGTCCATACCCTGATTGGGGCTGGGGCAGCGGAAGGGGCGATCGATGCGGCGAATATTCTCAAGCCGGCTTTAGCCCGAGGCGAACTCCAATGCATTGGCGCTACTACTCTGGATGAGTATCGCAAGCATATCGAACGGGATGCCGCCCTGGAACGCCGGTTTCAGCCAGTGATGGTGGGTGAACCGACCGTTGAAGAAACCATTGAGATTCTCTTTGGTTTGCGCGATCGCTACGAGGAACACCATAAGTTGAAAATTTCCGACGAAGCCCTGGATGCAGCGGCGAAACTGTCCGATCGCTATATTTCTGACCGCTATTTACCAGATAAGGCCATTGACTTAATTGATGAAGCCGGTTCGCGGGTGCGATTGCTGAATTCCCAGTTGCCTCCAGCAGCGAAGGAGTTAGACAAAGAACTGCGTCAAGTCCTAAAAGAAAAAGATGATGCCGTCCGGCAACAGGATTTTGACAAAGCCGGAGAATTGCGCGATCGCGAATTGGAAATTAAAGAAGAAATTCGGGCGATCGCTCAAAGCAAAAAGAAAGAAGGAATACAAAAAACCGACGTTTCCCCAGTCGTCACCGAAGAAGACATTGCCCACATTGTCTCCTCCTGGACTGGCGTCCCGGTCAACAAGCTGACCGAATCCGAATCGGAAAAACTACTGCACATGGAAGACACCCTGCACCAGCGGATGATCGGACAAGACGATGCGGTCAAAGCCGTATCCCGCGCCATTCGTCGCGCCCGGGTCGGACTGAAAAACCCCAACCGTCCCATCGCCTCTTTTATCTTCTCTGGACCGACCGGGGTGGGCAAAACCGAACTGACCAAATCTCTTGCCGCTTACTTCTTCGGTTCTGAAGAAGCCATGATTCGGTTAGATATGTCCGAATATATGGAACGGCACACCGTCTCCAAACTCATCGGTTCTCCTCCGGGATATGTAGGCTACAACGAAGGCGGACAATTAACCGAAGCGGTCCGTCGTCGTCCTTACACCGTGGTGCTATTTGATGAAATCGAAAAAGCCCACCCGGACATCTTCAATATGCTATTGCAAATTCTCGAAGATGGCCGTTTAACCGATGCCAAAGGTCGCACCGTAGACTTCAAAAACACCTTAATTATTTTGACTTCTAACATCGGTTCCAAAGTCATCGAAAAAGGTGGCGGTGGCCTCGGATTTGAATTCAGTGAAAACCAAGCGGATGCCCAATATAATCGGATTCGCAACTTGGTGAATGAAGAACTGAAACAATACTTCCGTCCCGAATTTCTCAACCGTCTGGACGAGATTATTGTCTTCCGTCAATTAACCAAAGAAGAAGTCAAAGAAATCGCCGAAATTATGTTACGGGATGTCTTCAAACGGTTAACCGAAAAAGACATTACCTTAACAGTCAGCGATCGCTTCAAAGAACGGTTAGTCGAAGAAGGATATAACCCGGCTTATGGGGCGCGTCCCTTACGTCGGGCGATCATGCGCTTACTGGAAGATGTCCTCGCGGAAGAAATTCTCTCCGGTCGCGTCAGCGAAGGAGACACCGCTTTAGTGGATATCAACGAAGAAGGAAAAGTCACAGTTCAACCGGCCAAAAATCGGGAATTATTAGCCCAAGGTGCTGAATAA